The following proteins come from a genomic window of Marinitoga litoralis:
- a CDS encoding adenosylhomocysteinase, whose protein sequence is MDLVESGRKKIEWVKQHMKVLNALKEKYINEQPFKGINISMSIHLEAKTAYTAVVLHELGANVAITSSNPLSTQDDVAEALKTYGVNVYAKRSTDEELYWKNIDKVLAIKPNIVIDDGADLGVRIVEKYPELLDNIWGINEETTTGIKRYKALLKDGKLKVPVINVNDSYMKYLFDNRYGTGQSTWDGIIRSTNLTVAGKNVVVAGYGWCGKGVAMRAKGLGAKVIVTEVDPIKAIEAVMDGFEVMPMDDAAKIGDFFVTVTGDTDVIVERHFLNMKDGVVLANAGHFDIEVKVSDLERINVEKKEVRNGVTQYTMPNGNKLYLLGMGRLVNLVNGDGHPVEIMDLSFSLQLEGAKYLKENKGKIEIDVKPVPYEVDLKIAKIKLKSTGIEIDELTPEQIEYLNSWK, encoded by the coding sequence ATGGATTTAGTTGAATCAGGAAGAAAAAAAATTGAGTGGGTTAAACAACATATGAAAGTTCTTAATGCATTAAAAGAAAAGTATATAAACGAACAACCATTTAAAGGAATAAATATATCAATGAGTATTCATCTTGAAGCCAAAACTGCATATACTGCAGTTGTTTTGCATGAATTAGGGGCTAATGTTGCTATTACAAGTAGTAATCCATTATCTACACAAGATGATGTAGCAGAAGCATTAAAAACATATGGAGTTAATGTATATGCTAAACGCTCTACAGATGAAGAATTATATTGGAAAAATATTGATAAGGTTTTAGCAATTAAACCGAATATTGTTATAGATGATGGTGCTGATTTAGGAGTTAGAATTGTAGAAAAATATCCAGAATTATTAGATAATATTTGGGGAATTAATGAAGAAACTACTACAGGAATAAAAAGGTATAAAGCATTGCTTAAAGATGGCAAGTTGAAGGTACCTGTAATTAATGTAAATGATTCATACATGAAATATCTTTTTGATAATAGATACGGTACAGGTCAATCCACATGGGATGGAATAATTAGATCAACTAACTTAACAGTTGCAGGCAAAAATGTTGTTGTTGCTGGATATGGATGGTGTGGAAAAGGTGTGGCAATGAGAGCAAAGGGATTAGGTGCAAAAGTTATTGTGACCGAAGTTGATCCTATAAAAGCTATTGAAGCTGTAATGGATGGATTTGAAGTAATGCCAATGGATGATGCTGCAAAAATAGGCGACTTCTTTGTTACAGTTACTGGTGATACTGATGTTATTGTCGAAAGACATTTCTTGAATATGAAAGATGGTGTAGTTTTAGCAAATGCGGGTCATTTTGATATTGAAGTTAAGGTTTCTGACTTAGAAAGAATAAATGTAGAAAAGAAAGAGGTTAGAAATGGTGTAACTCAATACACTATGCCAAATGGAAATAAATTATATTTACTAGGTATGGGAAGACTCGTAAATCTCGTAAATGGTGATGGACATCCTGTAGAAATTATGGATTTATCTTTTTCTTTACAGTTAGAAGGAGCAAAATATTTAAAAGAAAATAAAGGAAAAATAGAAATAGATGTTAAACCAGTTCCATACGAAGTTGATTTAAAGATTGCTAAGATAAAATTAAAATCCACGGGGATAGAAATAGATGAATTAACACCAGAACAAATAGAATATTTAAATAGTTGGAAATAA